One segment of Zonotrichia albicollis isolate bZonAlb1 chromosome 4, bZonAlb1.hap1, whole genome shotgun sequence DNA contains the following:
- the GPR85 gene encoding putative G-protein coupled receptor 85 codes for MANYSHAADNILQNLSPLTAFLKLTSLGFIIGVSVVGNLLISILLVKDKTLHRAPYYFLLDLCCSDILRSAICFPFVFTSVKNGSTWTYGTLTCKVIAFLGVLSCFHTAFMLFCISVTRYLAIAHHRFYTKRLTFWTCLAVICMVWTLSVAMAFPPVLDVGTYSFIREEDQCTFQHRSFRANDSLGFMLLLALILLATQLVYLKLIFFVHDRRKMKPVQFVAAVSQNWTFHGPGASGQAAANWLAGFGRGPTPPTLLGIRQNANTTGRRRLLVLDEFKMEKRISRMFYIMTFLFLTLWGPYLVACYWRVFARGPVVPGGFLTAAVWMSFAQAGINPFVCIFSNRELRRCFSTTLLYCRKSRLPREPYCVI; via the coding sequence atgGCGAACTACAGCCATGCAGCTGACAACATTTTGCAAAATCTCTCTCCTTTAACAGCTTTTCTGAAACTGACTTCACTGGGTTTCATAATAGGAGTCAGTGTGGTGGGTAACCTTCTGATCTCCATTTTGCTAGTCAAAGATAAGACCTTGCATAGAGCTCCTTACTACTTCCTGTTGGATCTTTGCTGCTCAGATATCCTCAGATCTGCAATTTGtttcccttttgttttcacCTCGGTAAAAAATGGCTCTACGTGGACGTATGGGACTCTTACTTGCAAAGTGATTGcctttttgggggttttgtccTGCTTTCACACCGCTTTCATGTTATTCTGCATAAGCGTCACGAGATACTTAGCTATTGCCCACCACCGTTTTTATACAAAGAGACTGACCTTCTGGACTTGTCTGGCTGTTATCTGTATGGTGTGGACTCTCTCTGTAGCCATGGCTTTCCCCCCAGTTCTAGATGTGGGCACCTACTCGTTCATTAGGGAGGAAGACCAATGCACTTTCCAGCATCGTTCCTTCAGGGCTAATGATTCCTTGGGATTTATGCTTCTTCTTGCCCTTATCCTCCTAGCCACACAGCTTGTCTACCTCAAGCTGATATTTTTTGTTCACGATCGCAGGAAAATGAAGCCAGTCCAGTTTGTTGCAGCAGTGAGCCAGAACTGGACTTTCCATGGTCCCGGAGCGAGCGGTCAGGCGGCTGCGAATTGGCTGGCTGGATTCGGAAGGGGTCCCACGCCTCCAACCTTGCTGGGAATCAGGCAGAACGCCAACAccacaggcaggaggaggctACTGGTTTTAGACGAATTCAAAATGGAGAAGAGAATCAGCAGAATGTTCTACATCATGACATTCCTCTTTCTGACCTTGTGGGGTCCCTATTTGGTAGCCTGCTACTGGAGAGTTTTTGCGAGAGGGCCTGTGGTACCTGGGGGATTTCTAACGGCCGCTGTCTGGATGAGTTTTGCCCAAGCTGGAATCAATCCTTTTGTCTGCATTTTCTCCAACAGGGAGCTGAGGCGCTGTTTCAGCACAACCCTTCTTTACTGCAGAAAATCCAGGTTACCAAGGGAACCTTACTGTGTTATATGA